A genomic window from Streptomyces broussonetiae includes:
- a CDS encoding phage tail sheath family protein, producing MPTYLTPGVYVEEVQSGARPIEGVGTAVAAFVGFAQSGPFHEPTLVTNWDQYTQLFGGFTEGTYLAHAVYGYFSNGGGAAYVVRIGGSADGASAGGRGARDVRAVEPVALGGFQITARPGASGLSVEIADAEGENPPEDRFRLLVRQGDQVVETYDVSTRKNVKGYVVTQLRASKLIEVTEQRDATQTRPASQTVAVPDAPASPAAPGSGAVSRLDPAEYVGDAGARTGFAGLETIDEITMVAVPDLMSAYQRGDIDAEGVRTVQLAVISHCEQMGDRVAVLDAPPGLTAQQVRHWRNEEAGYDSRYATLYYPWVRAFDPAAGRNTTVPPSGHVAGVWARSDAERGVHKAPANEVIRGAVDLETRLSKGEQDLLNPIGVNCIRAFPGRGIRIWGARTLSSDPAWRYLNVRRLFNYLEESILLGTQWVVFEPNDDRLWSSIRRNVTAFLTEEWRRGALFGRTADEAFYVKCDRDNNPQTSIDQGRVVCEIGVSPVKPAEFVVFRLAQFSDSTSLIDE from the coding sequence ATGCCGACGTACCTCACCCCAGGCGTGTATGTGGAGGAGGTGCAGTCCGGTGCCCGCCCGATCGAGGGGGTCGGCACCGCCGTCGCCGCATTCGTCGGGTTCGCCCAGAGCGGCCCCTTCCACGAACCGACCCTGGTCACCAACTGGGACCAGTACACCCAGCTGTTCGGCGGCTTCACCGAGGGCACCTACCTCGCGCACGCCGTCTACGGCTACTTCTCCAACGGGGGCGGCGCGGCCTACGTGGTGCGCATCGGCGGTTCCGCCGACGGCGCCTCGGCCGGTGGCCGGGGAGCCCGGGACGTCCGGGCGGTCGAGCCGGTCGCGCTCGGCGGCTTCCAGATCACGGCCAGGCCCGGCGCCTCCGGCCTGTCGGTGGAAATCGCCGACGCGGAGGGCGAGAACCCGCCCGAGGACCGCTTCCGGCTCCTGGTCCGCCAGGGCGACCAGGTGGTCGAGACCTACGACGTCTCCACCCGCAAGAACGTCAAGGGCTATGTGGTCACGCAGTTGCGGGCCTCGAAGCTGATCGAGGTCACCGAGCAGCGCGACGCCACGCAGACCCGGCCGGCCAGTCAGACGGTGGCCGTGCCCGACGCGCCGGCCTCACCCGCGGCACCCGGCTCCGGCGCGGTGTCCCGGCTCGACCCGGCAGAGTACGTCGGCGACGCCGGCGCGCGCACCGGGTTCGCCGGCCTGGAGACCATCGACGAGATCACCATGGTCGCCGTCCCGGACCTGATGAGCGCCTACCAGCGCGGTGACATCGACGCCGAGGGCGTGCGCACCGTGCAGCTCGCGGTCATCTCGCACTGCGAGCAGATGGGCGACCGGGTCGCCGTCCTGGACGCACCTCCCGGGCTCACCGCCCAGCAGGTGCGACACTGGCGCAACGAGGAGGCGGGCTACGACTCCCGGTACGCCACCCTCTACTACCCCTGGGTGCGGGCCTTCGACCCGGCGGCCGGCCGCAACACCACCGTCCCGCCGAGCGGTCACGTCGCCGGTGTGTGGGCGCGCAGCGACGCCGAGCGCGGCGTGCACAAGGCGCCCGCCAACGAGGTGATCCGCGGCGCGGTGGACCTGGAGACACGGCTCAGCAAGGGCGAGCAGGACCTGCTCAACCCGATCGGCGTGAACTGCATCCGTGCCTTCCCCGGCCGTGGCATCCGGATCTGGGGTGCCCGCACCCTGTCCTCCGACCCGGCCTGGCGTTACCTGAACGTACGCCGTCTGTTCAACTACCTCGAAGAGTCCATCCTGTTGGGCACCCAGTGGGTGGTCTTCGAGCCGAACGACGACCGGCTGTGGTCCAGCATCCGGCGCAACGTCACCGCGTTCCTCACCGAGGAATGGCGCCGGGGCGCGCTCTTCGGCCGCACGGCCGACGAGGCGTTCTACGTCAAGTGTGACCGCGACAACAATCCGCAGACCTCGATCGACCAGGGTCGGGTCGTCTGCGAGATCGGTGTCTCCCCGGTCAAGCCCGCCGAGTTCGTGGTGTTCCGGCTGGCCCAGTTCTCCGACAGCACCAGCCTCATCGACGAGTGA
- a CDS encoding phage tail protein codes for MAEGDALSTHVFGVQLGGYMVESIQEISGFSVEEEVVEVKQVTSTGKQIIRKQPGARQAGEITITRGLDKSSEFTKWIKETLNNGAVDTARQNLTIEIKDTKGETVRRIQLMNGWASKWEGPSLKAGESSAATETVTIVFEEIVVE; via the coding sequence ATGGCAGAGGGCGATGCTCTTTCCACACACGTCTTCGGCGTGCAGCTCGGCGGCTACATGGTCGAGTCGATCCAGGAGATCAGCGGGTTCTCCGTCGAGGAGGAGGTCGTCGAGGTCAAGCAGGTCACGTCGACGGGCAAGCAGATCATCCGGAAGCAGCCCGGGGCGCGGCAGGCCGGCGAGATCACGATCACGCGGGGACTCGACAAGAGCAGTGAGTTCACCAAGTGGATCAAGGAGACGCTCAACAACGGTGCCGTCGACACCGCCCGGCAGAACCTGACGATCGAGATCAAGGACACCAAGGGCGAGACGGTCCGCCGTATCCAGCTGATGAACGGCTGGGCCTCCAAGTGGGAGGGGCCGTCCCTCAAGGCCGGCGAGTCCTCCGCGGCCACCGAGACCGTCACGATCGTGTTCGAGGAGATCGTCGTCGAATGA
- a CDS encoding DUF6760 family protein, which produces MTYALPRLREEIAYIAYHFHWQREEILDLTHAERRQWVTEIARINTRVNEGG; this is translated from the coding sequence GTGACGTACGCACTCCCCCGGCTGCGGGAGGAGATCGCGTACATCGCCTACCACTTCCACTGGCAGCGCGAGGAGATCCTCGACCTCACCCACGCCGAGCGCCGGCAGTGGGTGACCGAGATCGCCCGTATCAACACCCGCGTGAACGAAGGTGGTTGA
- a CDS encoding phage tail protein: MTDNIFATSVFFRLAIGGNDLGAFHTCSGMGAQVEMESYAEGGNNGFTWQLPGRVTWSNITLTRPVTADTTKIARWLDETLRRVEPKDGEIVALKPDLSRIISWQVLGIVPVRWEGPSFDPSSSQAAVETLEIAHEGLRPS; this comes from the coding sequence ATGACGGACAACATCTTCGCGACGAGCGTGTTCTTCCGGCTCGCGATCGGCGGCAACGACCTGGGGGCGTTCCACACCTGCTCCGGCATGGGGGCGCAGGTGGAGATGGAGAGCTACGCCGAGGGCGGAAACAACGGCTTCACCTGGCAGTTGCCGGGCCGGGTCACCTGGTCGAACATCACGCTCACCCGGCCGGTCACCGCCGACACCACGAAGATCGCGCGCTGGCTCGACGAGACGCTTCGGCGCGTGGAGCCCAAGGACGGCGAGATCGTGGCACTCAAGCCGGATCTGTCCCGGATCATCAGCTGGCAGGTGCTCGGCATCGTGCCGGTGCGCTGGGAGGGGCCGTCGTTCGACCCGTCCTCCTCACAGGCGGCCGTGGAGACGCTGGAGATCGCCCACGAGGGACTGAGGCCTTCCTGA
- a CDS encoding CIS tube protein, which produces MAAVRTSVARAQLTLKEPPTAVGAKPGGTIAQLNLQFNPNSLQLRKTTEWRRTPSRMAGESALPEFVGSGPRELSLEVFLDATSTHDNSVEQAVEKLMKGCVPTPASLARKKPASAWVRFEWGTARTTSFDGVLSSLSVTYTLFDVDGKPLRATCSLSIEEASVDPPGQNPTSGARTARSTHTVVAGDSLALLAWREYGDATAWRAIAEANGIDDPMALVPGTELVVPALGDAGGEEER; this is translated from the coding sequence ATGGCTGCCGTCCGCACCAGCGTGGCCAGGGCCCAGCTGACCCTGAAGGAACCCCCGACGGCGGTGGGCGCCAAGCCCGGCGGGACGATCGCCCAGCTGAACCTGCAGTTCAACCCCAACTCCCTGCAGCTGCGCAAGACCACCGAGTGGCGGCGCACTCCGTCGCGTATGGCCGGCGAGTCGGCGCTGCCGGAGTTCGTGGGCAGTGGGCCGCGGGAGCTGAGCCTGGAGGTCTTCCTCGACGCGACCTCGACCCACGACAACTCGGTCGAGCAGGCGGTGGAGAAGCTGATGAAGGGGTGCGTTCCGACCCCGGCGAGCCTCGCACGGAAGAAGCCTGCCAGTGCGTGGGTCCGCTTCGAGTGGGGTACGGCCCGCACGACGTCGTTCGACGGGGTGCTCTCCAGCCTGTCGGTGACGTACACGCTGTTCGACGTGGACGGCAAACCGCTGCGGGCGACCTGCTCGCTGTCCATCGAGGAGGCGAGCGTCGACCCGCCGGGGCAGAACCCGACCTCGGGTGCGCGCACCGCCCGCAGTACGCACACCGTGGTGGCCGGGGACAGCCTGGCGCTGCTGGCGTGGCGGGAGTACGGCGACGCGACGGCCTGGCGGGCGATCGCCGAGGCGAACGGGATCGACGACCCGATGGCTCTGGTGCCCGGTACCGAACTGGTGGTGCCGGCGCTCGGGGACGCGGGCGGTGAGGAGGAGCGGTGA
- a CDS encoding VgrG-related protein, which produces MTTPEARGGRSFAADPVVEAPGELPQIWAAQLVGCVVDENVGLPDTAVLTYRDPDHEFLKSTGITLGTPLRVSVVTVAGQARVRLFNGEVTAVEIDRDSTGSFTVVRAYSVAHRLQRGRKVAAFRNMTASAIVRKVAAGAGLPVGKVEAAPVTYKQLSQANVSDWDFLQYLAGESGAQVRVDDQGVLQFTKPEKASGAPAPSTPATQSPMVLEYGRNLLALRAALSGADGASQVEVRGWDVTTKTPLVARQQSVTSDTVLPGLAPEFGARFGKSAKLTVTDTPYRTQAETTAVADALAAQVSSGFGEVEALVEGNPRLRAGVPVALGNVGPAFSGKYTATSVQHTLEPHGGYRTTVWVSASPDRSLAGLVTGANAPGRGARMPGLAIGVVTDVREPGGAQSGGVRLKFPWLDDTYVTDWVRTVQWGGKGGGGVVSPEVNDEVLVGFEQGLLDSPYVIGGLYNGVDKPSPHDVPLVDGTSGKVNRRSVVSRSGHRLELLDPPTGPSGVRLRTADERLEVLLDDRNNRLELTVYAAGGRRALTSVVMDGQGITLDAKTGKVSVKGGSVEIEGTNSVKVGGRSVSVGGQTDLTLDGGLLGVLKADLVRIN; this is translated from the coding sequence GTGACCACACCCGAGGCGCGTGGCGGCCGGTCGTTCGCGGCGGACCCCGTCGTGGAGGCGCCCGGTGAGCTGCCGCAGATCTGGGCGGCGCAGCTGGTCGGCTGTGTGGTGGACGAGAACGTGGGCCTGCCGGACACCGCCGTGCTGACCTACCGCGATCCCGACCACGAGTTCCTGAAGTCGACCGGCATCACGCTGGGCACCCCACTGCGGGTGTCCGTGGTGACGGTTGCCGGGCAGGCGCGCGTACGGCTGTTCAACGGCGAGGTCACGGCGGTGGAGATCGACCGGGACTCGACCGGCTCGTTCACCGTCGTACGCGCCTACTCCGTCGCGCACCGGCTGCAGCGCGGCCGGAAGGTGGCGGCGTTCCGGAACATGACGGCCTCGGCCATCGTTCGCAAGGTGGCAGCCGGGGCTGGGCTGCCGGTCGGGAAGGTGGAGGCCGCGCCGGTCACCTACAAGCAGCTGTCTCAGGCCAATGTGTCCGACTGGGACTTCCTGCAGTACCTGGCGGGCGAGAGCGGTGCGCAGGTGCGGGTGGACGACCAGGGCGTGCTGCAGTTCACCAAGCCCGAGAAGGCCTCCGGTGCGCCCGCGCCGTCGACGCCGGCCACACAGAGCCCGATGGTGCTGGAGTACGGGCGCAACCTGCTGGCGCTGCGGGCCGCGCTCTCGGGCGCGGACGGGGCCTCCCAGGTCGAGGTGCGCGGCTGGGACGTCACCACCAAGACCCCGCTGGTGGCCCGGCAGCAGTCGGTCACCAGCGACACCGTACTGCCCGGTCTGGCCCCGGAGTTCGGCGCCCGGTTCGGCAAGTCGGCGAAGCTGACGGTGACGGACACGCCGTACCGGACACAGGCCGAGACGACGGCGGTCGCGGACGCGCTCGCGGCTCAGGTCAGCTCCGGTTTCGGGGAGGTGGAGGCCCTGGTCGAGGGAAATCCGCGGCTGCGGGCGGGCGTGCCGGTCGCGCTCGGCAATGTCGGGCCCGCGTTCTCCGGAAAGTACACGGCCACCTCGGTGCAGCACACCCTGGAGCCGCACGGCGGCTACCGGACCACGGTGTGGGTGAGCGCCAGCCCGGACCGCTCCCTGGCGGGCCTGGTGACCGGCGCGAACGCGCCCGGACGCGGCGCGCGCATGCCGGGTCTGGCGATCGGTGTGGTGACGGACGTGCGCGAGCCGGGCGGTGCGCAGAGCGGCGGGGTCCGGCTCAAGTTCCCCTGGCTGGACGACACGTACGTCACCGACTGGGTGCGGACGGTGCAGTGGGGCGGCAAGGGCGGCGGGGGTGTGGTGAGCCCCGAGGTCAACGACGAGGTACTGGTCGGCTTCGAACAGGGCCTGCTGGACAGCCCGTACGTCATCGGCGGTCTGTACAACGGCGTGGACAAGCCCTCGCCGCACGACGTTCCGCTCGTGGACGGCACCAGTGGCAAGGTCAACCGCCGTTCGGTGGTGTCGCGTTCGGGGCATCGGCTCGAACTGCTGGATCCGCCGACGGGGCCGTCCGGAGTGCGGCTGCGGACGGCTGACGAGCGGCTGGAAGTGCTGCTGGACGACCGGAACAACCGGCTGGAGCTGACCGTGTACGCGGCCGGCGGCCGGCGGGCGCTGACCTCGGTGGTGATGGACGGTCAGGGCATCACGCTCGACGCCAAGACCGGCAAGGTCAGTGTGAAGGGCGGCAGCGTGGAGATCGAAGGCACCAACTCGGTCAAGGTCGGCGGCCGGTCGGTGAGCGTCGGTGGGCAGACGGACCTGACGCTCGACGGCGGTCTGCTGGGGGTGCTGAAGGCGGATCTGGTGCGTATCAATTGA
- a CDS encoding PAAR domain-containing protein, with translation MPGAARTGDPTSHGGVIATPPPAAAMTVARVLIGGRPAAVVGSLHTCVVPPHAALGPGNVIMPNPTGLISGEVLIGGLPAARAGDTTTCGATIQIGALNVQIGGL, from the coding sequence ATGCCCGGCGCAGCCCGTACCGGCGACCCCACCAGTCATGGGGGTGTGATCGCCACCCCGCCGCCCGCGGCCGCCATGACGGTGGCGCGTGTGCTGATCGGCGGCCGTCCCGCCGCCGTCGTGGGCAGCCTGCACACCTGTGTGGTGCCCCCGCACGCCGCCCTGGGCCCGGGCAACGTGATCATGCCCAACCCCACCGGGCTGATCTCGGGCGAGGTGCTCATCGGCGGGTTGCCGGCCGCGCGGGCGGGCGACACCACCACGTGCGGCGCCACGATCCAGATCGGCGCCCTGAACGTGCAGATCGGGGGTCTGTGA
- a CDS encoding GPW/gp25 family protein: protein MSERFIGRGWAFPLRVGPTGGIAMVEREREIEEAIRLVLGTAPGERPMRPEFGCGIHEYVFAPGDGATAGRIAQQVREALERWEPRITVDDVVVAFDAVDDGTLYIDVRYTVRSTNDRRNLVFPFYTIPSEEGAEEAVAD from the coding sequence ATGAGCGAGCGGTTCATCGGGCGGGGCTGGGCGTTCCCGCTGCGGGTCGGGCCGACCGGCGGGATCGCCATGGTCGAGCGGGAACGGGAGATCGAGGAGGCGATCCGGCTGGTGCTGGGCACCGCGCCCGGAGAGCGGCCGATGCGCCCGGAGTTCGGCTGCGGCATCCACGAGTACGTCTTCGCGCCCGGCGACGGCGCCACCGCGGGGCGGATCGCCCAGCAGGTACGCGAGGCGCTGGAGCGGTGGGAGCCGCGGATCACGGTGGACGACGTGGTGGTGGCCTTCGACGCGGTGGACGACGGAACCCTCTACATCGACGTGCGCTACACGGTGCGTTCCACCAACGACCGGCGCAACCTGGTGTTTCCCTTCTACACGATCCCCTCCGAGGAGGGGGCCGAGGAAGCGGTCGCGGACTGA
- a CDS encoding putative baseplate assembly protein codes for MALPSPNLDDRRFQQLVDEAKRYVQQRAPEWTDHNVSDPGVTLIETFAYIVDQLLYRLNRVPDKNYTAFLDLLGIRLFPPAAASAEVDFWLSAPQPDTVTLPTGTEVTTADGDAEDPVVFATTDELRIVPSELTRLVTAPRTGDQADRTRELTEGRDVRCFQPAPEPGDALLFGLPTAVPRCIVAVRLDSRVEGVGVDPRQPPLVWEAWDGGRWQVCETGSDTTGGLNRPGEVIVYVPAGHTASVIGGTRAGWLRCRVTAAEPGQPFYSESPTVREATVFTIGGTSTVEHAETVTDVPLGASEGVPGQTFRLGRPPVLLDGGPPVVEVSSADGWQRWQVVEHFGRSGPADRHVQVDATSGEFTFPPALREPDGTLRLCGAVPEKGAQIRVSRYRTGGGPAGNVARGAISVLRSSVPYIARVTNREAARGGVDGESLANAKLRAPEALRMQERAVTAEDYEIIARQAAPSVRRVRCLPAAEGAGAVRVLVVPDAVADEGDRLRFEQLIPSDQVLSAITQSLDERRLIGTRLVVEPPAYQGITVVARLAAAPEDTDRIRDAALAALFRYLNPLHGGPDATGWPFGRPVQYGEVFGLLQGATGNALVEEIRLFAADPITGRRGAPADRIDVSPGALVFSYQHQVVVQPQEREGRA; via the coding sequence ATGGCCCTGCCCTCCCCCAACCTGGACGACCGGCGGTTCCAGCAACTCGTCGACGAGGCGAAACGGTATGTGCAGCAGCGCGCACCGGAGTGGACCGACCACAACGTCTCCGATCCGGGCGTCACCCTGATCGAGACGTTCGCCTACATCGTGGACCAGTTGCTGTACCGGCTGAACCGGGTGCCGGACAAGAACTACACCGCCTTCCTGGACCTGTTGGGGATCAGGCTGTTCCCGCCTGCGGCGGCGAGCGCCGAGGTCGACTTCTGGCTGTCGGCACCCCAGCCCGACACGGTGACCCTGCCCACCGGTACCGAGGTGACGACGGCGGACGGCGACGCGGAGGATCCCGTGGTGTTCGCCACCACGGACGAACTGCGCATCGTGCCCAGCGAGTTGACCCGGCTGGTGACCGCGCCCCGGACCGGCGACCAGGCCGACCGGACCCGCGAGCTGACCGAGGGACGCGACGTACGGTGCTTCCAGCCGGCGCCCGAGCCTGGGGACGCGCTGCTGTTCGGGCTGCCCACGGCCGTGCCGCGGTGCATCGTCGCGGTACGGCTGGACAGCCGGGTGGAGGGCGTGGGTGTGGACCCGCGCCAGCCGCCGCTGGTGTGGGAGGCCTGGGACGGCGGGCGCTGGCAGGTGTGCGAGACCGGCTCGGACACCACCGGCGGTCTGAACCGGCCCGGCGAGGTGATCGTGTACGTCCCGGCCGGGCACACCGCGTCCGTGATCGGTGGCACCCGGGCGGGCTGGCTGCGCTGCCGGGTGACCGCGGCGGAGCCGGGCCAGCCGTTCTACTCGGAGTCGCCGACCGTGCGGGAGGCGACGGTGTTCACCATCGGCGGCACCAGTACCGTCGAGCACGCCGAGACGGTCACGGACGTGCCGCTCGGCGCGTCGGAGGGCGTACCGGGCCAGACGTTCCGGCTCGGCCGGCCGCCGGTGCTGCTGGACGGCGGGCCGCCGGTGGTGGAGGTCTCCTCGGCCGACGGCTGGCAGCGCTGGCAGGTCGTGGAGCACTTCGGCCGCTCCGGACCCGCCGACCGGCATGTCCAGGTCGATGCGACCTCCGGCGAGTTCACCTTCCCGCCCGCGCTGCGCGAACCGGACGGGACGTTGCGGCTGTGCGGCGCGGTACCGGAGAAGGGCGCCCAGATCCGGGTGTCCCGCTATCGCACCGGCGGCGGCCCGGCCGGCAATGTGGCCCGGGGCGCGATCTCGGTGCTGCGCAGCTCCGTGCCGTACATCGCGCGGGTGACCAACCGGGAGGCGGCGCGTGGCGGTGTGGACGGGGAGAGCCTGGCCAACGCCAAGCTGCGGGCTCCGGAGGCGCTGCGGATGCAGGAGCGGGCGGTGACGGCCGAGGACTACGAGATCATCGCCCGGCAGGCGGCTCCCTCGGTGCGCCGGGTGCGCTGTCTGCCCGCGGCCGAGGGCGCCGGTGCGGTGCGGGTGCTGGTGGTGCCGGACGCGGTGGCCGACGAGGGCGACCGGCTCCGCTTCGAGCAGCTGATCCCGTCGGACCAGGTGCTCTCGGCGATCACCCAGAGCCTGGACGAACGGCGGCTGATCGGGACCCGGCTGGTGGTGGAGCCGCCGGCGTACCAGGGCATCACGGTCGTCGCCCGCCTCGCGGCGGCCCCCGAGGACACCGACCGGATCCGGGATGCGGCGCTCGCCGCGCTGTTCCGGTACCTCAACCCGCTGCACGGCGGACCGGACGCCACCGGGTGGCCGTTCGGGCGGCCGGTGCAGTACGGGGAGGTGTTCGGTCTGCTGCAGGGCGCCACCGGCAACGCGCTGGTGGAGGAGATCCGGCTGTTCGCCGCCGACCCGATCACCGGCCGGCGGGGCGCTCCGGCGGACCGGATCGACGTGTCCCCGGGTGCGCTGGTGTTCTCGTACCAGCACCAGGTCGTCGTACAGCCACAGGAGAGGGAGGGCCGGGCGTGA
- a CDS encoding phage tail protein has protein sequence MSRAAVPGLPSRHPIGGLLPALYADDAFAQRFTAGLDTVLAPVFATLDSLSAYLDPRVAPLDFVAWLASWVGTADDPEWSAQLRREAVVRAVELHRWRGTRRGLVERLRLTLGVNAEVSGDGGAVWSSTAGAEALPEPSGEVLVRVWPGRDPEVDEGRVREVVRSLCPVHVPCRVELLSGPPADEGR, from the coding sequence GTGAGCCGTGCCGCCGTACCCGGCCTGCCGAGCCGGCATCCGATCGGCGGGCTGCTGCCCGCGCTCTACGCCGACGACGCCTTCGCCCAGCGTTTCACCGCCGGTCTGGACACGGTCCTCGCCCCGGTGTTCGCGACCCTCGACAGCCTGTCCGCCTATCTCGACCCCCGGGTCGCGCCGCTCGACTTCGTGGCCTGGCTGGCATCGTGGGTGGGCACGGCCGACGATCCCGAGTGGTCCGCGCAGCTGCGCCGCGAGGCGGTGGTGCGCGCGGTGGAGCTGCACCGCTGGCGCGGCACCCGGCGTGGCCTGGTGGAGCGACTGCGGCTCACCCTCGGGGTGAACGCCGAGGTCAGCGGCGACGGCGGGGCGGTGTGGTCGAGTACCGCGGGCGCCGAAGCGCTGCCCGAGCCGTCCGGAGAGGTGCTGGTCCGGGTGTGGCCGGGCCGCGACCCGGAAGTGGACGAGGGCCGGGTCCGTGAGGTCGTCCGGTCCCTGTGTCCGGTGCATGTCCCGTGCCGGGTGGAGCTTCTGTCCGGCCCGCCCGCCGACGAAGGGAGGTGA
- a CDS encoding zinc ribbon domain-containing protein → MTSVDPPPAALAGGPLQEDNGRSAGGSSPEEAGSDGTSAGTAGNGGEEHDARGGDDATSRTPGPGTAAGTPPVAPAPAAPVRPAPRVPAPPPEPEPEPETIVPVQPAKPVAPRPVVRQVPAQEEVSGLPCPACGTPNPPGRRFCRRCASPLVPAQDRAPLPWWRTVWPFRRQVRAGSGRGIRFLVILAVIVALCVAGFFLLPAGRALFEDTRDKLSGTKAVTPVRVDASAEVPGHPAKNTTDGLNNRYWGTPGEGATITYTFGKPFRLVDLIITNGASTEPEEYHSEARALEMDLEVTSADGTVHRKEIDLSDKPGTQTVQTGIDKVVKVRLVLRKVTGLTGHRHVAVAEVEFFQRS, encoded by the coding sequence GTGACTTCGGTGGACCCGCCCCCGGCGGCTCTGGCCGGGGGGCCGCTTCAGGAGGACAACGGCCGTTCCGCAGGCGGGAGTTCACCGGAAGAAGCAGGCAGTGACGGGACTTCGGCGGGCACGGCCGGCAATGGCGGCGAGGAGCACGATGCGCGGGGCGGCGACGATGCCACGTCCCGCACGCCCGGGCCCGGCACCGCCGCCGGGACGCCGCCCGTCGCCCCCGCCCCGGCCGCGCCCGTGCGCCCCGCCCCACGGGTTCCGGCTCCCCCGCCCGAGCCCGAGCCCGAGCCCGAGACGATCGTGCCCGTGCAGCCCGCGAAGCCGGTCGCGCCGCGCCCCGTTGTACGGCAGGTCCCGGCGCAGGAGGAGGTGTCCGGGCTGCCGTGCCCGGCGTGCGGCACACCGAACCCGCCGGGCCGCCGGTTCTGCCGTCGCTGTGCCAGCCCGCTGGTCCCGGCGCAGGACCGGGCTCCGCTGCCCTGGTGGCGCACGGTCTGGCCGTTCCGGCGGCAGGTGCGGGCCGGCTCCGGGCGGGGAATCCGCTTCCTGGTGATCCTGGCCGTGATCGTGGCGCTGTGCGTGGCCGGTTTCTTCCTGCTGCCCGCAGGGCGTGCCCTGTTCGAGGACACCCGGGACAAGCTCAGCGGCACCAAGGCGGTCACCCCGGTGCGCGTGGACGCCAGTGCCGAGGTGCCCGGGCATCCGGCGAAGAACACCACGGACGGGCTCAACAACCGTTACTGGGGCACGCCCGGGGAGGGGGCCACGATCACGTACACCTTCGGCAAGCCATTCCGCCTGGTCGACCTCATCATCACGAACGGCGCGTCGACGGAGCCCGAGGAGTACCACAGTGAGGCCCGGGCGCTCGAGATGGACCTGGAGGTGACATCGGCGGACGGGACGGTGCACCGCAAGGAGATCGACCTCAGCGACAAGCCGGGTACGCAGACCGTCCAGACCGGGATCGACAAGGTGGTGAAGGTGCGGCTGGTGCTGCGGAAGGTCACGGGACTGACCGGGCACCGTCATGTCGCGGTCGCCGAGGTGGAGTTCTTCCAGCGGAGCTGA
- a CDS encoding helix-turn-helix transcriptional regulator, with amino-acid sequence MDRAELAAFLRSRRERISPADVGLPAGSRRRTPGLRREEVAQLAYISTEYYTRLEQARGPRPSREVLTGLARALRLTDAERDHLHLLAGAPPGPPPGPSREVRQSILDLVHRLPQSAAFVTSAMMEVLAWNDLAAALMEDFSALPRRERNLARRAFLGPHTEGRRLYGVSDADAFARHAARRLRTAAARYPDDPEVAALIRELLDGSEEFARLWALHEVDVTPTLRKTFQHPLVGPVTVNCDALDLADRDQQVVIYTAVPGSPAEEALRLLSVIGTQSMDAPR; translated from the coding sequence GTGGACAGAGCAGAACTGGCAGCATTCCTGCGCAGCAGACGGGAGCGGATCAGCCCCGCCGACGTGGGCCTGCCCGCCGGGTCGCGCCGCCGCACCCCGGGGCTGCGCCGCGAAGAGGTGGCGCAGCTGGCGTACATCTCGACCGAGTACTACACCCGGCTGGAGCAGGCCCGCGGCCCGCGCCCGTCGCGCGAGGTGCTGACCGGGCTCGCCCGGGCCCTGCGCCTGACGGACGCCGAACGGGACCATCTGCACCTCCTGGCCGGCGCCCCGCCCGGCCCGCCGCCCGGACCCTCGCGCGAGGTGCGGCAGAGCATCCTCGACCTGGTCCACCGGCTGCCGCAGTCCGCCGCCTTCGTGACCTCCGCCATGATGGAGGTGCTCGCCTGGAACGACCTGGCGGCCGCCCTGATGGAGGACTTCTCGGCCCTGCCACGGCGTGAGCGCAATCTGGCCCGCCGCGCCTTCCTCGGGCCGCACACCGAAGGACGGCGGCTGTACGGCGTCTCCGACGCCGACGCGTTCGCCCGGCACGCGGCCAGGCGCCTGCGCACGGCCGCCGCCCGCTATCCGGACGATCCCGAGGTGGCCGCGCTGATCCGCGAACTCCTCGACGGCAGTGAGGAGTTCGCGCGACTGTGGGCCCTGCACGAGGTGGACGTGACGCCCACCCTGCGCAAGACGTTCCAGCATCCGCTGGTCGGACCGGTCACCGTCAACTGCGATGCGCTCGACCTCGCCGACCGGGACCAGCAGGTCGTGATCTACACCGCCGTTCCCGGTTCGCCCGCCGAGGAGGCGCTGCGGCTGCTGTCCGTCATCGGCACCCAGAGCATGGACGCGCCCCGCTGA